The genomic stretch attttagtatggacttaactacttaattgactttaaaatatgacctttaaataagtgatcttggacctctctttgctgccttacggtattacggtataacggtcatgtcccgcgaatatggggatacccttagcaaagacccttcgattaaatcatcataaaataaatcatggtccctcggatgttgccttcgaaaatacgattttgtccctcgatgtcccttcggagtagcctacggttaaatgatgatcgtcccttcgaatgctaaggtatccttacaactgttgccttcaatgacctatcgatgaccctacgatgacccttctacatccccaggataaaactacttacttctcaatagtaaggacagttttaccctcataaggacgggaaatgcccggaaagacctcggacaggtataaccttaattgcccattcataacataaaaaaatatacttttcgcacctcacacctttcaaacgtcttcttttggaaaatcaccacttagcatacatccgtactaggatcattgccgagttatatttttctaaactattttctaaattaaacgagataaccactttgtatacattcatgcaagaatcattacaaagttaaattctcattttcaaaacatttttcatacatttcccaaccacttttttcaaacaaagaaaacataaatgattgagcaattaagagcccatggataaccatggatacgaagggtgcctaacaccttccctttgtataaagtacctcccgaacctaagaatctaaattaaggtctttcctgttcttttccgcctttccttatgggataaaagaaaagtcggtggcgactcttgctaaccgcgacattgcgattacaaatccaataaagtccagttcaccgtatgacagggTTCCTGGAGGAAGATTTGTGATTCTTTCATCTTTTCTTTTTGATGGTAGGTTTTGAGGGTGCTTTATGTGTTATGCTTGTTTCCAATTTCGGTTTTCTTCCCTCTTCTGGTTCTTGGCATCTCTAGCTTTGTTTCGTAAACCCCTGAATTCCACAATCAAATAGCTCGTCCTGATTGTTATGGATATCAACTAGTCAACTCAAAATCAAAATTCTCGAAAAGATAACCTGCAAAAGCCagagtgtcataccccaattttgtcctaCCATCCATTCACTGTCAACCTATTGCATTGCATAGTACTAGTCACTTTCATCTGCATTCATAGCCAACCATTTGGCCCTTGGCCATGGTCATTCATGTCTAGACCTTGTGTTTGGCTCTACTTAATAAGTTCTAATTTCGTTGTTCTTTTACTTGGTCATGTTTAGTTTAAGGTCTCATTTGAATTACCATGTCACTTCCACTTAGGGACTTACATTTTACCATAACATTTTACATTTCATTAATGCATAAGCATGTTTTAAAGGTTCCTTGTACTTCTAAGATTTTGGCCATATAATTTTATTATTGGTTTGATTTAAAAGGCCCGAGTGGTGAATTGACTTTAGTGATGATTTGCATATGTATGAGTTTTTCACCAATTTTGTTGAAGtctttaattcattttaaataagATTTCCCATATTTGTACTATTTTTGGTGTTAAAGTAAAAGTGTAAAAAGCAATTGATAAAAGAGTTTTTATTTACTTTTTCATAAGTCTTTACATCATGTATTACATCACTTTcttaaaaaaatgcaaaaatggaaGGCTTATTACATTATTTGTgtcaaaaaataattttttaaaagGAGAAAAACTCCAATTTTTTGGGAAGTCCCCACACTTTTTCCTCATCCATCTTGCATGGCCATCGTCTTTTTGAACTTGACTCATGCCTTTAGCATACCATGTATTATCATCCTTTTTACACATACCCTGCATATCAACAAAAGCACAAGCCAAGGCATGAATAATTTGTAGTAATACGAGTCATCATCAACCATTCACCATACAATAACACTGACAACATCACATACGCACTGAGCCATCATCCCAATTGGAATTCAGATTGAGAATCAAGCCAACTCAAAGCATGTTAACATACATATCCCATAAtgaaaagtgaaaacaattggaaacACATGATATCATCACCCATACGCATCAGTATACACACATAACATATTCTACCATCCAAACCAACTAACTAAACTTCAAATTGACTTAATAAAATAAAGTAATGAGAATCATGTGAGATTCATCAAGAAAACCATTAAGCATCATACCATAACACACATATACATCCATTTATTTtcattaaattaaaacaaaaggaaaaatcaaaCAAATTAAGTCAgcaaaatgaaaagaaaaacgTGTGAATGGAAATAATATCCATCCCTAAGTGATCATCCATCATACATCCACAATAATAAATATTCATACAACAAACGCAAATCACTCAAATAACATAAATCACAACTAACTTCTAACACAAATTAATTTTGACCTCTCATCAAAATCTCATGAGGATCACTAATCATATCCTTCCCTCCAAATTCCTATAAATCACTTTCATTTTTCCCTCCATCCTTCACTCCACTCACATTTTATAATGATCTCATAATTCACTCAATGAGGACACGAAAATTCCCCACACTGTACCTCTGCAAAAGTCCTAACCTAACCTCATACTAAAGCTTTTACTAATACTCTTTAGAGCTTCACACTAAAGCTCTAAAAGAGTAGAGCTAAGCATATCTTCTATTTTGGTTCAAACACATCCACAACATACAAAAATAAAGGGAACAAGAGGAGTAGGAAGGAAAAACACATCAAACAGAAGCCATAAAGTAGAGAGAAAAAGGACCAGAGGCTCACCTGAGGTATAATTCTCTCGCTGGAGTTACAGAGCTTCGACGGGGTCGCTTTGTATTAATTTTATGGTTTGATTGATGATTGAGGTCATTTTGTAGAGTTAGGTTTTTGTTTGAGATTTTTGTGATCTAAGGTTTTGAGAGTTTATATGTTGATTTCGATTGTTTATTCATGCTCATAAGGTTGAATTAGGTTAGgttaaattttgtttttgttatcTGGGCACATTCTAAAAAAAATTGGGTGAGAAGTTGATGAACATCATATGATGTTCATCCTTTTCTGGAAATTTTGGTTGTGTGAATCTCAAAGGGTGAGATAAAGTTGGTGTTTTGTTGTTTTCATGGTGGGTCTGGTTGCCaatatgtgtgtgtgtgtgtgagagagagagagagagatagagagagagagagagagagagagagagagagagagagaaaagtTGGAGTTTGGAACATTTTTCTAATCCCATAGTCTCTAATGCTCATGCatcatttgttttttttttactgtttttatttatttgttttaaatTCATTGCtacaataattaaataaataaataataatattaaataaacattataataaattaaaatgatatatttttaatataatatcAAACATTTGATTCAACGTCAACTTCGAATTAATGCAAATCATTTCCTTTTTAAAATTAATCGCCTCAAAATGATTTTCACAGTAATTAAACGATTGAAAAAGATTAGTCGTAATTATCGAATGTTCGTATGATGGTCGTAATTATCCTATTGTTCGAACGTCCGTCAATCGCATCAAAACTCTTTTAAATAACTGAATTGAGTTACTTCTTTCGTGGACAAAAAAGATTTAGTTAAACGTATTTGTTCCTCGTAATCCTGAATATTGTGTGATGGCCGTAATTAGCGTCTCGCACAAATACTTCTCATCTGTTAAAGAAACTGGACTTGATTCGCCACACTAATTTCATAAATAATTCGATTGAAAGAGGTTAGATTGAACGTACTTGTCCCTCGTAACCTCGAATGTTCGTGTAATGGTCATAACTAACCTACCGTTTGAATGTTCGCCAATCACCCAAAACATTCTCAATACATCAAAATATCTTCTCGCCCTCGCGCGATCGAACACCTTTTTCAAAAGAACATTGTTTAGTCTGTTCTGCCGCGATACAAACAAACACTTTAAGCCTCCAATTGCAAGAACGAGCAACGTTTCGCTAGAGCACGGTCTAGAAAATCGTTCAAAAAATGAACCCAAAAATACGTAGCTTTTTACACATAACTACatagctttgaattcctcattgtacATGAGGATACGTAGGAGTGAGACCCGCAATCTCGTCAAGCACCATAATAAAAATCTTTTTGCGACcctttttattttccttttgaaCTTTTAATCATTCGAAGAAAGAAAAAACATAAGCTAAAGTTCTAATCACAaatctaactaaatggttcccattgagtacaacgggtgtgaggggtactaataccttcccatGCATAATTGACCCCCGAACCTGAATTTGGTTACGCTGaccattttatttttctttaaagGGTTTTATGGATactttccctttcctttggaatgaataaatttcggtggcgactctattttCTATCTTTCAGAACGATCGTAGGTCGTATTTTTTACAATGTGACATAAAGAATATCTGCAACAAGTATAAAGCTAATTCAATCTACTAAGATTATAAAGCTTCACATTCCAGGGAGTCAAACCTTGCAAATCATTGGGGTTGTGGCAAAAGAAGAATACATGCATCAAGAAAGAGTGAATGCCATTTACCTGCCCAATATCAATTCATCAACAATTGAGCAACAAAGAGAAGAAGATGAAAACTATTGTGCATGGGATGATGATGACATCAAAGAAGAATTTAAAGAGAATCAACTTGCAATTGTTGGAAAAAATTTGTCTGAAAAGCCTATGCATAAGAGTTCAATATCTATTGTCCTAGCTAGTATTTGGTGCGATCCAAGAGGAATTAAAATCAAGGAACTTAGTTATAGTTTCTTCCGCATCTCAATATGGAGATATTAAAAGGATTCTGAAAGGCAACCCATGGATTTTTCAGAATGCCTGCTTTTTAGTCAAACAGTGGGATCAATATTACTTGTCCCATAAAGCTCAGTTCTTTCAGGTTCCTATAATAGTTCAGATATAGGGTCTGCAAGAGAAAATAAAAACTAAACAGATGTGCGAGAAAGTAGGTTCTAAAATGGCCAGGTAATTGAAACAAATCTCCATGTGTTTCCTTAAAGGAAAAAGTTATTGGTAGTAGAAAATTATTTTTGATGCAACAAAGCCCTTAAAATGGGGGTTTATATTGGTAGCAAAAAGAGGGAACGTGTTGGATAGATTTTAGGTAAGAACGACTACCAATGTTCTATTTTTGGTGCGGCTTGGTGGGGCACAAGGAGGGATTCTGTATTAGAAGTCTAAAAGATGATAAGGAGGGTTAAGATCAGATCCAATATGGTAGTTGGATAAGGGCTACCGAGTTCGAAAGAAAGATTAAGAATCTTGAGGAATGAAGCAATAATCGATACACTATGATTTCACCAAATACTGGTATGTTCAGCCCAATTCCCGTAGGAATGATTAAGAAAAACTAGTTATGGTTAAATTTTttgaagatgataagaaaaaggTAACACAAGAAAAAGCAAAATTAACAATTGCAATACTCAACCAGATTCCTATAGAAGAAGTCAACTCATAACACAAAAGGATACAAAAGGAGGAGAAACCAAAAGCAAATATAGAGATCATTGTGAATCAAACGGAAGACACCTCAATGAGGACTGCTCGGGGCAATGAAAATATTGTGAAGGAACTGTTGAGGGTTGGGAAACCCTCAAACAGACAGAGCCTTACAAATCCTTCTTTGAGACCATGAACAAGATATTTGCTTCCTCTTAGAAGTTAAGCTTTCATCCCTAAATTTCAATAATATGTTTCATAGATAGTAAATTCAAAAATGTACATCGGGATCCATCCCATATTGTTAAAAAATGATAGCATGGATTTATTCAAAAATATATTTTCGGACTCATCCTAATTTCACTAAATGAAGCAGGGTGTGTCCAGAAGTACATATTCGGAATATCCTCTAGACAAAATTGAGTTTCTAAGATCCATATTGATCTAAAACTTGATAAATATGGGTGCCACTAAACTTGTTATCACAAACACACAAAGAACATACAAATGTCTCAGTATGCATATCTCGCTTTTGTCTACTTCAATAGTGAGAAACACTCTCTTTAATTTAGGTTCTTATAGATCACTCATATTGTCGATCAAAAGTTAAAACTAGAGAATTTGTACCCAGACAGTCGAATAGATGAAGATTTAACTTATTATGTGGACTACATTTCACTGTCATGAAATAAAATGTGTTATCGAGCTAGATATGAAGATTGCGAGATCGACCGAGGATACTCTAAAGATGTTGAAAGGTCCTACTTGATGATGAAATGTATTATTCGATTTATGTTAACAATTATCTTTGTAATGTTTCGTTTTTATGCATGTCATAACAATTATTGATGTTAGTTTATATTATTTCCTACATTTGTTTCATTTATGCACCTTTTTTTGGTTTAATAGTTTTTGGAAATACACTTCCAAAAATTATACAGAGAAGAGATGTAGTTCCGTATCAATTTTTATCATAAATTAAGACCTGACTCACTTACGAATGGATTATGATTGAATTGGGGTGCGTCTGAAAGTacatttttaatttttaaatttttaaatgTAGTTTTGGTTTTTCACTATGGTGGGTGAGAAAGTCTTAGGGTGGGAAGAGCAATTCCCTAATATTAATATTAATGATATAAATGGTCTAAATATTCATATTTCACACAATGTCAACATCTTTGTCACCGTTATCACGGTCACATATGTGTCCATCACAAAAACTACTAGCTGGTGTGTCATGTCTTCCACCGTAACAAAAATTAACTAAAAGGACCATTAGAAAGACTATTAGTGCGGACAAAAAACTTAGGGAGAccaaaatttaaagaaaatattttcaaGGACTGAAAATAAAACTTTACAAATTAAGAACGAACAAAATCATACTTAACTAATTAATCAAaagcaatatatatatatatatatatatatatatatatattatatatatatatatatatatatatatatatatatatatatatatatatatatatatatatatatatatatatatatatatatatataatatatatatatatatatatatatatatatatatatatatatatatatatatactgCAAAGACttatacaattttttttatttaatgGTAATTTAAGTTATATCTAATGTATAAAGTGGGCTTTTAAAATTGTCAAAAAAGAAATCAACATGGTACTTTGATTTTTTTCTATGAGGAACATAAGATGTACACAATCCTTGATACAAGAAGAGAAAGAAACAAGAAAAACAGAGAAGACCTAAAAGCCCAAACTCGACAAGGATCCCCTATCCAATCTTCCCCGAAAAAAAAACTAGAAGTATAGAAAAACCAACATCGGATAACTGCTTCTAACCGAAAAACCAATCTTATCCCTCCACGACATCCTCGGTATGGCAGACAATAGTAACCTAATCCAAAGTAGACATTAAATCCTCCAACTGAATGAATGCATTTTCGGCCAGCAGTCCTCCCAACAAGCCAACTGACCATTCCCAGTTACAACCACAATCCGCAATTTTAGTTCCATGTGTTTATGTTTGTTGGTTGAGTTATATTTTAGACAAACTAAAAAAGGTACTCGCGTACAGTGACTACATATAGCAATGATCTTCAAGTATTTAATCATGTTCCAACTTTTATTTCTCACATCAATGAAATTGAAATGCATAACTTTCTTTATGTAAAAATAGAAGGAAAAGAATATAGAAAAATGAAATTAACATTGTGATGCTATACTATACATACATAACCATAACCATTAAATCAAAACCACTTAAAATTGGGCCATAAAATATAACTTGTTGGGCCTAGCCCCAAGGCCACAGATTATAAGATGAAAAACCTCATCAAACAAGATGGACTTcaaaagaagagagagtccaaaaaaaaacaaaaaaaaagatGAATCACAAAATCACCAATTATGGATTAAACATTACAAGATTTAGACTAATCAATAAAATCATTAGCCATAACCATTCTACTAAGAGGACTAGGCCCAATCTTTTTTCTTCTCATCATACTCCTTTTCCTAATAACTTCCATTTGATTTCTTCTTCTAATTTGCATCATAGCTTCTTCCTCAATCACAAACCTTCTCATCAAAACATCATCATTCAATGATTTACCTCTAAAAACTCTTCTTGACCCCTCCATGCTAACCCTAGCACTATGAATTCTTTCAATGGATCCATTTTGCAACGGTTTCGACGACGATCGAGGATAACTATTACTTCTTCTAGGGGGAACCTCATTTCTCAAAATCTCATTGTATGAATAAATAGGAGCACATAAACAAACCCTAGTGAAAGATGTTGCTACCTTTAGAGATTTGCATTTTCTTAGCTTGGCCTTATTGCTAGGACTTGTTGTAGGACCTTGCGGCGGTTTCGGAATTGTTTTCCATAAACTTGATGAGTTATTTGATGATGAAATTTGTGTTGATTTTGAAATTATTTTCCATAAACTTGTCACATCTATTGCTCTTTGATACCATGGCTTCCTGCATCTTGAAATCAAATGAATATCATGATGCATAAGAATTTCTTGAGGTGAAGGTGAAGCTACTACATGCATTTTAGAATTCCAATTATGCAATGGAAAATAATTTCAAGTTATTTTAGAATCTTAGAGATTAACTATATGATATTTATGATGAGGTTTAGGTTTTTAACAAAAACTAAATCTTGGTTTTATTCCATAATGGAAATTCCAAATTTAGGTTTATTGTTGAAGAAAACTATAAAGCTGGTAAGCCAGATAATTGAATTTAGTAAGAATTTATAATTAACATTATGAAATTTAAGAAACTAAACACTATATATACATTATATAAACAAGTTAATGCTATTGCTACCCCCCAATTTTTAACTAACATGAGAAAGTGTTAAATTTAGTATAGAATTTAAAAGGAATAATTAATGTGGGAATTTTCTCAACAATTAACTATAAAAAAAGAGCATATAATCTTCTAATTATACATGATCACACTAATAATAAAAATGTTTAATATAAGGGAGGTGTATATAGTATATAGTATAGATTAATTACCTTGTGTTTGAATCGTTCTTTGGATCTTGCATGAACAAAGAAAAGTGAAAATATGAAAGAGATGGAGGAAGAGAGCAAAGAATTTTCATTTGTGATGTTAACAGTGAAGAAGTGCTTTTTGGTTCAGTTTGTGACTTCACAACGTGCTTCTTTCCTTTTCTCCCATTCTTTATTGTAACACAACACTTATCTTTTGCTTTGGCTTTCATGATTTCTGtctgtttttttttgttgttgagattttTGAAATTTCAAAGTTAAAATGTTACTACTTTTAATGTTAAAATGTTGCTACTAGGTGGCCCCTATCTCTTCAAAAAGGTATGTGTACTGTTATTAAATTCATCACTTTATAAAGACTTAATCATGTTTTTGGTTTTTAATCTTTTATGATTGCCATCAAGAGGAGAGACCATGGTGGTCATTAATTACTATAAGACATGCTTGCCTTGCCTTTATCATAGAAAAATCATGTCATGCTTAGCCATAACTCTATTCACTTGTATTCTTCGTATTCATGATTTTACGTGATAACGTGCAAAACAGACTACTGTACATGATTCAAAATTTGTCATAATTTAATAGAATTTCTATTTATTTTGTCTGAGTTAAACTACGATCAATTTAtctaaaattaaattttaaattttgtgcaGAAGTTACGGTATTAGAAATGGGAGGGAAATAATGTAAAGCTACAGGTATTATAAATTAAAATCTTGTCTGAACAATATTATCCCATACCCATCAATGTGAAATTTGTTGCAATTCAAAGTATAACCAAAAAAGGAGCCATAATTTCCTTTCATGTGGGCATCAACATCTGAATATCACTTTGTGTCATGCACATATTCAAGGAATGGTTTAATTCTAATAAATGTGAACTTGTGATGTGCAATTATTACACAAGCTCTTCCACCTTTTCTGTTTATCATCATAGTAGCAACTTTTCAACTAACCTATTTTTTTGCCCCAAAAATCATCTCTTATTGTTCATTCAAATTAATACTAATGGAGAGTGTAATTTCGTCATGTTTAATTAAgtttttaaaaattcaaaaatacattCACTATATATACATTTTTAAATTCGTTAAAGGTGTTTTGTGGTGCTGTATATTTCTATCCCAAAACTACAAAAAGCTGCAACAAAAGTGAAAAAAAAAGACATTATGATTGGAGATGTTGGTTGGCATCTTGGCAAATGTCATttaacaaataataataataataataataataataataataataataataataataataataataataataataataataataataataataataataataataataataataataataagcTAAATTATGTAGTTATGTTAAATACAATTAATTTTTACAA from Lathyrus oleraceus cultivar Zhongwan6 chromosome 7, CAAS_Psat_ZW6_1.0, whole genome shotgun sequence encodes the following:
- the LOC127107343 gene encoding uncharacterized protein LOC127107343 isoform X1; translated protein: MKAKAKDKCCVTIKNGRKGKKHVVKSQTEPKSTSSLLTSQMKILCSLPPSLSYFHFSLFMQDPKNDSNTRCRKPWYQRAIDVTSLWKIISKSTQISSSNNSSSLWKTIPKPPQGPTTSPSNKAKLRKCKSLKVATSFTRVCLCAPIYSYNEILRNEVPPRRSNSYPRSSSKPLQNGSIERIHSARVSMEGSRRVFRGKSLNDDVLMRRFVIEEEAMMQIRRRNQMEVIRKRSMMRRKKIGPSPLSRMVMANDFID
- the LOC127107343 gene encoding uncharacterized protein LOC127107343 isoform X2, with the protein product MKAKAKDKCCVTIKNGRKGKKHVVKSQTEPKSTSSLLTSQMKILCSLPPSLSYFHFSLFMQDPKNDSNTRKPWYQRAIDVTSLWKIISKSTQISSSNNSSSLWKTIPKPPQGPTTSPSNKAKLRKCKSLKVATSFTRVCLCAPIYSYNEILRNEVPPRRSNSYPRSSSKPLQNGSIERIHSARVSMEGSRRVFRGKSLNDDVLMRRFVIEEEAMMQIRRRNQMEVIRKRSMMRRKKIGPSPLSRMVMANDFID